In Quercus robur chromosome 10, dhQueRobu3.1, whole genome shotgun sequence, a genomic segment contains:
- the LOC126704091 gene encoding protein FAR-RED IMPAIRED RESPONSE 1-like has translation MFGKKPQTILTDQDAAMAKALASQWPETHHRLCVWHMYQNATKNLKEVLGRYSTFAADFNSCVYDHDYEDDFLDAWDNMLDKYDLKNNSWLQRQFELREKWGLVYGRKTFCADMSITQRSESMNSQIKRLVDEGCFEELRADFKATQSKPSLEYPVEILKHATSVYTLAVFKLFNRELWLTWDCELHKEGEVGSVVKYKVISSRKSRQHIGQFDSLASTVMCSCNKFEFVGILCAHALKVLSLQNCKRVPNQYILKRWTKDAKVGSAMKNYMHVEPHDQNADVGSCYKVLLKLYSNLAARATLIDETFRISLDAHESTLNKVEANLKNLSIEESTVGSTHFKLKAQQANDNVQPTNCEGNKIKGIKLKGRQACVGTSHRRKGALEKVTRKRKRQKKASSHIQQLTPEDSMGNLNTPGFTDMLNLTQVIK, from the exons atGTTTGGTAAGAAACCACAGACTATCCTCACAGACCAAGATGCTGCAATGGCAAAGGCATTAGCCTCACAATGGCCAGAAACACATCATCGTTTATGTGTTTGGCATATGTACCAGAATGCAACTAAGAACCTCAAAGAAGTGCTAGGAAGGTACAGTACTTTTGCAGCAGATTTTAATAGTTGTGTATATGACCATGACTATGAAGATGATTTTTTAGATGCATGGGATAATATGCTTGATAAATATGATCTAAAGAATAACAGTTGGTTGCAAAGACAATTTGAGTTAAGGGAGAAATGGGGTTTGGTTTATGGGAGGAAAACATTTTGTGCTGATATGTCTATTACTCAGAGAAGCGAGAGTATGAACAGTCAAATTAAAAG GTTGGTTGATGAAGGATGTTTTGAAGAGTTGAGAGCAGATTTTAAAGCAACTCAAAGTAAACCATCATTAGAATATCCAGTAGAAATATTGAAGCATGCAACAAGTGTTTATACTCTTGCAGTATTTAAGTTGTTTAATCGTGAATTATGGCTCACTTGGGATTGTGAATTGCATAAGGAGGGTGAGGTTGGATCTGTGGTAAAATATAAAGTTATTTCTTCCCGTAAATCTCGCCAACACATTGGTCAATTTGATTCATTGGCTTCTACAGTGATGTGTAGttgtaataaatttgaatttgttggaATTTTATGTGCCCATGCCTTAAAAGTGTTATCTCTTCAAAATTGTAAAAGGGTGCCAAATCAGTATATTTTAAAAAGGTGGACAAAAGATGCAAAGGTTGGTTCtgcaatgaaaaattatatgcaTGTAGAACCACATGACCAAAATGCAGATGTGGGAAGTTGTTATAAAGTGTTGCTTAAATTGTATTCTAATTTGGCAGCAAGAGCTACACTGATTGATGAGACTTTTCGTATTTCTTTGGATGCTCATGAAAGTACTTTGAACAAAGTAGAggcaaatttgaaaaatttatcaattgaaGAATCTACTGTTGGGAGCACTCATTTCAAATTAAAGGCTCAACAAGCTAATGATAATGTGCAGCCTACTAATTGTgaaggaaataaaattaaaggaattaAGCTTAAAGGGAGACAAGCATGTGTAGGGACATCTCATAGAAGAAAGGGTGCATTAGAGAAAGTTACAAGAAAGAGAAAACGTCAAAAAAAAGCATCCTCTCATATTCAACAGCTCACACCA GAAGATAGCATGGGAAATTTAAATACACCTGGCTTTACTGATATGCTAAACTTGACACAG GTAATTAaatga